The window CGCCTCGTACTCCGCTGCCGCCGGGACGTACTGGCTCACGCCGTCGGCATCAACGGCAGGGTTTGCTCCGCCAACGGTCTCGATTTGGATTTTCAAGGCTGTTCCGGCACTCCCTGCTTGCCCACCGCCGCCATGAAGACTGCCCCCGTGCATCACCGCGGGCGCTCGGCTGAATATCATGGGGTTGGCGATCGTGAACCATGTGTACACCTCGGGAATCTCCCGCCACCCCCGCGTGAGGCTGGGGTAGTGCACGAGTTCGAGACCCGGCGCGTGCGGGGGACGCGCAAAACGGAACGAGCGGCGTCTCACTATGCGGGGACGGAGCAAGGATGGCCATCGACCGGACAGCCCCCCGGCGCGTCCCCAACTCGGCTTTGCTCCTTGGGCAATGTTTCGACGAGCTTCAGGACTCACCGTGCACACTAGTTCTCCAGCGGCGTAGCCGCTTTCGTCCATTCGCGCAGCTCCTGTTCGGTTTCTGACGGAAGGGTTTCAGAAGACAAAATGGAAGTCTCCAGTTGAAAATCATACAGGATTAAGCACTATGCTATATGCGCCATGGACTGTTTGATTGGCATCACCCGGGAGATGGTTGTGCGAGGCAACAATCGGGTTCAGGCAACAGCATCGCGAACGGTGCTAGCGGAGCCTGTCTATGAGGCACTCAAGGGTCGCATTATGGATCAGAAGTTACGTCCCGGTGCCCGGATCAACATAGACGGGTTGGCCGCCGAAATGGGAGTGAGCCAAACCCCAATCCGTGAGGCTCTGAAGCAGCTTGCGACTGAAAGGCTTGCAACGGCTTCGCCCTTCAGAGGCTACTCCGTTGTGCCACTTCCAACCCAACGACAGCTTGCGGAACTCATGCACGTGCGGCGGTTGCTCGAGGTCGAGGCCGGGCGGCAAGCGGTTGTGCGCGCAACGTTGGCGGATCTTCGACGGCTGGAGCGTGAACTCGAGGCGATGGCCAAACTCACGCCGGGGCCGACTTTTCGCGATTTCCGACCGTTCAGCCAGCATGATCGGGCGTTTCACGAGCACCTGATCACGGCGGCAGATAATCAGGTCTTGCTGGAAGTGTACCGTTCTCTCAACGTACACGTCCAAACAGGCCGACTTTACTATAACCGGGGAGAAGTAGACTATGCCGAGGCGCTGGTTGAGCACCGTGGCATCTACGAGGCCTTGCGAAACAGAGATGTAGACGTACTGACTGCGGCCATCGTTACGCACATCGACGGTGCAGAACGCAGGCTCGGGGAGTTTCTGGAGCCGGTTGCAGATGCCAGGGCGAAGGCCATCGCGATCGCCGCGGAGCGTCTAGTGCACGTACACAAGGTTCGATCACGATGACTCCGCAGCCGCCGCCGTCTTGGACCTGCCCCCCTTTTATTGCGGCACTACCTCGTGAACCAAATGTCACGCGTTTCGTGGACCATCTGACGCACGTCAAGTGTAACGTCGCGAGGTTGGCACCGTGATGAGCGGAGAAGATCTTATCGAACTCGCAGACCGGCTTTGGCGCGGAGATGTGCCGATCGAGAAAAATAGCCCCTTTCTCCACTTAGGTACGTTGGTAGAGGTTGCTCCGCGGACCGCATTTATCGCGTCCGCCGGCAACGTCAGCGCCTTCGAAACGGACGCCGGACTTGTGTTGGTGGATACCGGGAGCGAGCCCTGGGCCGGCAAGGTTCACGAGGCCCTTCGCCTTTGGTCATCCGCACCGGTGCACACCATCATCTACTCGCACGGCCATCCTGACCACGTATGGGGTATTGTTCTGTTCGACGAGGAAGCGAGAACACGAGGGCTGCCTCGGCCCCGACTCGTCGCACATGAGGACGTGCCTCGCCGATTTGACCGGTATCTTCGGACGACCGGATACAACACCACGATCAATCAACGCCAATTCCAAGATCCCAATATCCGCTGGCCCGTCCAATACCGATACCCGGATCAGACATATCGCGACACCCTTACGTTGGAGATCGGCGGCGAGCGGTTTGAACTTCACCACGGTCGCGGCGAGACAAATGACCACACCTGGATTTGGGCGCCTGTCCGGAAGGTACTCTGCTCTGCCGACTTCTTCATCTGGGCAATTCCCAATGCGGGAAATCCGCAGAAAGTGCAGCGGTACGCCGGCGACTGGGCCGCGGCGCTGCAAGAGATGAGCGCCTTGGACGCCGAGGTGTTGCTGCCCGGGCACGGGCTGCCGGTCCTCGGTTCTGATCGGATCCGCCAGACCTTGACCGAGACCGCGGAGCTCTTGACGTCGTTGGAAACGCAGGCGCTGGCGCTGATGAACCAGGGTTCGCGTCTGGACGAGATCATCCACGGCGTCAAGGCTCCCGAACACCTCACTCGGCGTCCGTACCTGCGCCCCATTCTCGATGAGCCGGAATTCATTGTCCGCAACATCTGGCGATTATACGGCGGCTGGTGGGATGGGAACCCGGCCACGTTAAAGCCGGCGTCCGAAGCGGACCTCGCGCGAGAGATCGCCCGCCTCGCAGGCGGCCCGCTGCGACTTGCGGAGAGGGCCCGCGCCCTCGCGGGCGCGGGTGATCTGCGCCTTGCTGGCCACTTGGCCGAGTTGGCCGCGCTGGCAGCGCCACGGGACGGCCGTGTCTGGGCAATTCGGGCGGATGTGTTTCGGCAGCGGGCTGCCGCGGAACAGTCAAGTATCGCAAAAGGGATCTTTGGATCGGTCGCAACGCAAACACAGGGGCCTCCATCGTGATTGACTTCACGTCAAGAGAGGACGAGGTGGACGCACAATGAGATCGTGGCGCTGGGTGGTGGTATTGATCTTCACAGCGGTGGTCACGATGCTCACCGGGAACGGCGGGGGCGCATCGGCACAGAATACGTTCACCCCGGTGGCGATTGGTGTGGTCGCGGCCGTCGATGAAGTGAGTGTCTTTGCGTCCGTCGATAACGGGATATATCGAAAACACGGGCTTGACGTAAAGGTGACCGTGTATCCAACTGGCGTGGAGGTCGTGAACGCGCTCGCGGCCGGCCAGATTCAGATCGGCATGGTGGGACCTACGCCATTTGTTGCAAGCGCCAGCAAGGGTGTCCCGCTTGTGCTGATCGTTGTGAATCACGGTACGCCGAACTCGATGTCATACAGCGCCAACCAAGGCATCGTCGCAAGCGCCAAATCAGGGGTGCGAGTCGGCGATCTTAAGGGTCTGGCGGGTAAGAAAATCGGCGTTCCCTTCGGGGCGGACCCACAGCCGTATCTGGACAGTGTGCTTGCCGGAGCCGGCGTCAGCCCCCAGGGGGTCACCCTGGTCAACCTCTCCCCGCCAGATGCGGCGGTGGCGCTCAGACAGGGGGCCATCGATGCCGCCGCGCTCTTCGAACCATGGACCACGGTGGTGCTCGCGGAAGTGCCGGGGTCGGTACGAGTGGTCGAAGGTCATGCGCCGAGTTGGTTCGGTCCAGGTATTGGCGTCACCACACGCCAAGAACTGGCGCAACAGCGCAATGTGCTGGTCCGTGTCCTTGCTGCGCAGGCCGAAACCGAGCAGTGGGTGCGCCACAACTTGGACAAAGCGGCGCAAGTTGATACGCGATGGATCACAGGCCTCAACTCCGAGGTGGCGACTCGGGCGATTCGCTACCCTGTGTTCGACATGCGGATTTCCAAGCTGACGATTGAGGGGTTCAACAAGAACTACATCCCGGCTTTGGTGAAATTGGGTGTCCTCCATGCCGCGGTGGATATCGCCAAGTTTACCGACGCGTCCGTCATCTTGCAGGTACAGCGGGACTCTCCTCAGCTGTTCGACGATCTGCCTCCGATCGCACCTCGAAACCAGCTCAGGGAATGAAAACAGCGCGAAGTTATGATCAATCGGCGACAAGGTTGGCGAGTGCTCGGGGCCCTGAGGCACGTCAGTGTGCTGGCGACCGTCGTGATAGTTGGGACGGCCTTGGGTTGGAGTCTATTCAATCGTCTTGAAGCGCCAAGGCGGATGACCCCGCAGCTTCGCGCGGCGCTGGCGACGCATGCTGCTCCGCAGGATATCGTGGTCGACGTGAACTTCAGCATCGAAGCGTTCCACATCACGTATTTGCAGCGTGAAGGGCATATTGTGAGAGTCGAAAGGCGCCGAGTGTATCTTGACGAAGTCTCCCCCGCCAATATCTGGGCGGTCGCCCGGAACTATTGGGTCGCTCGGGTCGCGCTCCAAACACACCCCCAATGAGGACGGCATCAGACAATGCGGATGCGTGCCCCCCGAAGATCTGCGTTCAAGACCTGAACTACTCATACATCGATCCATACACACGCACACAGATTGACGCGGTCCAGGATTTGAGCCTCGCCGTGGCGAGTGGCGAATTCGTCTGCGTCCTCGGGCCCAGCGGATGCGGCAAATCGACTCTGCTGAACCTCATCGCTGGACTGCTCAGCCCCACGAGCGGAAAGATCTTCGTTGATGGGACCCCGGTTCGCGGGCCCGGGCCGGACCGTGGAATGGTCTTTCAAGAGTATGCGCTTCTGCCTTGGAAACAAGTCCGTGACAACGTCGGGTTGGGCCTACGTCTCCAAAGAGTCCCGCGCCGGGAGCAGGCGCTGCGCATCGCTGATGTCATCGATCTCGTGGGATTATCTGGGTTTGAAAACAAATACCCGCACGAGCTCTCCGGCGGAATGAAACAGCGTGTCGCCGTCGCCCGGACGCTCGTCACCAAGCCGAAGGTCATGTTGATGGATGAACCCTTCGCGGCGGTGGACGCGCAGACTCGACAAACGTTGCAGGAGGAACTCGTCCGCATCTGGCAAGCGACACGTCAAACGATCGTCTTCGTCACCCACTCCGTGGAGGAAGCGACCTTCCTGGCCGATCGCGTAGTCATCCTGAGCGGGCGGCCGGCCCGGCTCAAAGAAGCTGTGGACATCGACACCGATCGGTCGCTGCGGCATATCTCACACGCGCGTCTTGCGAGCCTCCGCGATCGCATCGCGCGTACGGTCCGCAGCGAGGTTCAGAAGGAGCCAAGCGAGGCGAACGGCCGTGGCGCTGGCTAACACAAGCACATATCCGAATCGGCCTCCGCGTCACGCGTCGTGGCTCGGCTTCGCTGTGCTTCCGATCATGCGGCTGGTGGCAACGTTGTTCCCCTTCGCCGTGTTGATTGCGGCGTGGCAAGTGTCGGTCATGTGGCTCGGGCTCCCCGGCTATCTCTATCCGTCTCCGGAGTCGGTCGTGATCGCCGGCGGAGACTTGATCAAAAATGGCATCCTCCTTTCCTACACCGTCGACAGCATGTATCGCTACACTATTGGGTGCGTGATCGGAATCCTCATCGGGATTCCGCTGGGTTTAGTGATCGTCACCAACCGTTTTGTGTCCGCGATGTTGACGCCGATCCTGAATTTTTTCCAGTCGATTGTGGAATTGGCCTGGATTCCCATTTTCGTGCTGTGGTTCGGCTATGGCCTGACGACGATCGTCGTCAGTATTGCGTATGTCGTCACCTTCTTGGTGACCTACAGTACGATTCAGGGCGTACGTCGCATTCCACCGCTCACAGTGAACGCCGTCCGTGTACTCGGCGCAAAGCGATGGTTTCTCGCCCGGGAGGTAATGCTCCCAGGTGCGCTTCCAGACATTGTGACGGGCATCCGGCTTGGGGCGGGATTTGCGTTCCGTGCGCTCATTGGTGCGGAGTTGATTGCAGCCCATTCGGGTCTTGGATACCTTCTCTTCTACGCCCGCCAGCAAGGGGTTACCAGCAGAATCATCGTCACCATGGCGATATTGGGCCTACTCTGGCTAGGGCTCGATCGCCTTTACTTGAAACCGATCGAACAAGCCACGGTGGAACGGTGGGGAATGGTCACCACGACGGAGTGGGGATAGGGTGATTTCTCGTTTGGGCACACGAGCATGCGAGGCGGTCCGCCAGAGGCCGGCAGTGCTGGCCGTGACGGGTAGCATCGCGGTGTGGGTGCTCGTGACGCAAGTTGCGGCCATACCTTCCTATAAACTGCCACCACCGCAGATGGTGGGGCAGGTCGGCTGGCATCTCCTGACCAGCGGGCAATTGTCAGCCAATGCGTGGGTGAGTTTCTGGCGGCTTATTCTTGCGTTTGCCATCGGCGCGGGATTGGCGATTCCCCTTGGGCTGGGGATCGCAACCAACCGGTACGTCGCCTCGTTCTTACGACCCCTCGTGACGTTCTTCAACTCGGTAGCCGGTATCGCCTGGATCCCGCTGGCGATCATCTGGTTCGGGTTCGGTCCAAGCGCCGTGATCTTCGTTGTGGCGAATAACGTGTTCTTCATCGTGCTGTTCAATACGGTCACGGGCGCGCTAACCATTCCGCAGCATCTCATTCGAGCGGTCCGGACGCTGGGCGGAGGGCCCCGGGATGTTTTCTGGCACGTTATTCTGCCCGGGGCACTGGTGAACATTCTGGGCGGCCTCCGCACCGGGATGGCGTTCGGCTGGCGCGCCCTTGTCGTGGCGGAGATTGTCGGATCGTCGGGGACGGGGCTTGGCTATATGATCCTCAATGCTGCGCGGTACTTCGACACCGCGACGATGCTGGTTGGCATTTTTGCCGTTGGAGTGGTCTGGTTGTTCATGGATCGTCTGCTGCTCAAGCCCTGGGAAATGCGGACGGTGGAGCGCTGGGGGCTCACCCAACCGTGACGCAGATGCGGACACACGCGCAAGCTACAAGGTAAACCGCATGAGGATCGACAGTCACCAGCATTTCTGGCAGGTGAGTCGGGGGGACTATTACTGGATGTCGCCGGCGGTCCCGGTATTGTACAGGGATTATTACCCTGAGGACCTGAAGCCGCATCTCACCAGCAATAATATCGACAAGACAATTCTGGTCCAAGCGGCTCCCACGGTTTCGGAGACCGATTTTTTACTCGGCCTGGCGCACCGCCACGACTTCGTAGGCGGAGTCGTAGGGTGGCTGGACATGGAAGGGACTGATTTTCCCGATCAGCTCGCGAAGTACTGCGAGAAGCGGAAATTTATCGGGCTTCGGCCCATGCTCCAGGATCTTGCGGAAGACGATTACGTTCTAAAACCCGCCGTTGTCAGATCCCTTAAGCTGGTGGCCGAGCGCGGCTTGACCTTTGACTTCCTCACCTATGTGCGCCATTTGCCTTACGTCCTCCGGGTTCTCGACAAGGTGCCGAATGTACGAGCGGTGATCGACCACATTTCCAAACCCGAGATAAGGGCGCAAAAGATGGAGCCCTGGAAGTCGCTCCTCGGTGAGGTCGCGCAGCATGAGAACGTGTACTGTAAACTCTCCGGAATGATTACGGAAGCAGATCACACGGCGTGGACGCCCGAGCACATCCGGCCATACGTGGAACACGTGATGGAATGTTTCGGCGCGGAACGTGTACTGTTCGGAAGCGACTGGCCTGTTTGCCTGCAGGCCGGAACATACGATCAGGTGATTGAGGTCGTTTCAACGATCTTGGCGCCTGTCTTGGACAAAGCCCGCGAAGGAAAAGTCTTTGGGTCCAATGCCGCGCGATTTTACGGGATCCGTTAGTCCAAGTCTGGGAGGTGCGCCAGTTCGCGATCGAAAAATTGGTGTGGCCTTTATCGGCGCAGGAATTGTGGCGGAAATGCATGGGCGGGCCATCGCCGCGAAACCGAACGCAGAGCTCCTCGGCGTATACGATCCAAAGGTTGCGCGCGCCCGGAACGTTGCCAAACAGTTCGGCGGAAAAACTCTTCGGAGCATCGACGATGCGCTACAAGATGCCGCGGTAAGCGCGGTGCACATCCTGACACCGCCTGAAGGCCACGTCGAGGCGGCACTCAAGAGCCTCCGGGCGGGGAAACACGTTTTGGTGGAGAAGCCCGTCGCCTGGCGGGCTGCGGATATTAAGCGACTGCAATCAGCGGCAAAAAGAGCGGATCGGATTTGCATGCCCGCGCATAATTACATTTATAATGCCTCGTTGCAACGCGCCCGACGCCTGATCGACGAGGGCAGGTTTGGCCGGATATCCAGCCTGTGGATACTATACAATGTCTATCACCCCGAGGCGGTAGCCAGCCGTTACGGCGGCGTCTTGCGGGCGGTCTGCGTCCACCACGCATACTCCTTGCTCTATCTCCTCGGGCGGCCGCGGCGGTTGATGGCAACGGCCTCCAAAGTGCACTATCGGCGGTTAACCTGCGAAGACCAGGTCATGATCGTGTGC is drawn from bacterium and contains these coding sequences:
- a CDS encoding amidohydrolase family protein — its product is MRIDSHQHFWQVSRGDYYWMSPAVPVLYRDYYPEDLKPHLTSNNIDKTILVQAAPTVSETDFLLGLAHRHDFVGGVVGWLDMEGTDFPDQLAKYCEKRKFIGLRPMLQDLAEDDYVLKPAVVRSLKLVAERGLTFDFLTYVRHLPYVLRVLDKVPNVRAVIDHISKPEIRAQKMEPWKSLLGEVAQHENVYCKLSGMITEADHTAWTPEHIRPYVEHVMECFGAERVLFGSDWPVCLQAGTYDQVIEVVSTILAPVLDKAREGKVFGSNAARFYGIR
- a CDS encoding Gfo/Idh/MocA family oxidoreductase; its protein translation is MAFIGAGIVAEMHGRAIAAKPNAELLGVYDPKVARARNVAKQFGGKTLRSIDDALQDAAVSAVHILTPPEGHVEAALKSLRAGKHVLVEKPVAWRAADIKRLQSAAKRADRICMPAHNYIYNASLQRARRLIDEGRFGRISSLWILYNVYHPEAVASRYGGVLRAVCVHHAYSLLYLLGRPRRLMATASKVHYRRLTCEDQVMIVCDMPNGAIANLWCSFAAKDLAHDPWTVVYKVLGTKGALTYTWNEAQVQDDRGPGWGLPCYEEGFRNEIDHFIDRCVAEGKQPLSTLTEALDALRIIEAAERSCRRRAGMETVNYD
- a CDS encoding ABC transporter ATP-binding protein; amino-acid sequence: MSLAVASGEFVCVLGPSGCGKSTLLNLIAGLLSPTSGKIFVDGTPVRGPGPDRGMVFQEYALLPWKQVRDNVGLGLRLQRVPRREQALRIADVIDLVGLSGFENKYPHELSGGMKQRVAVARTLVTKPKVMLMDEPFAAVDAQTRQTLQEELVRIWQATRQTIVFVTHSVEEATFLADRVVILSGRPARLKEAVDIDTDRSLRHISHARLASLRDRIARTVRSEVQKEPSEANGRGAG
- a CDS encoding alkyl sulfatase dimerization domain-containing protein, which translates into the protein MSGEDLIELADRLWRGDVPIEKNSPFLHLGTLVEVAPRTAFIASAGNVSAFETDAGLVLVDTGSEPWAGKVHEALRLWSSAPVHTIIYSHGHPDHVWGIVLFDEEARTRGLPRPRLVAHEDVPRRFDRYLRTTGYNTTINQRQFQDPNIRWPVQYRYPDQTYRDTLTLEIGGERFELHHGRGETNDHTWIWAPVRKVLCSADFFIWAIPNAGNPQKVQRYAGDWAAALQEMSALDAEVLLPGHGLPVLGSDRIRQTLTETAELLTSLETQALALMNQGSRLDEIIHGVKAPEHLTRRPYLRPILDEPEFIVRNIWRLYGGWWDGNPATLKPASEADLAREIARLAGGPLRLAERARALAGAGDLRLAGHLAELAALAAPRDGRVWAIRADVFRQRAAAEQSSIAKGIFGSVATQTQGPPS
- a CDS encoding ABC transporter permease, with protein sequence MALANTSTYPNRPPRHASWLGFAVLPIMRLVATLFPFAVLIAAWQVSVMWLGLPGYLYPSPESVVIAGGDLIKNGILLSYTVDSMYRYTIGCVIGILIGIPLGLVIVTNRFVSAMLTPILNFFQSIVELAWIPIFVLWFGYGLTTIVVSIAYVVTFLVTYSTIQGVRRIPPLTVNAVRVLGAKRWFLAREVMLPGALPDIVTGIRLGAGFAFRALIGAELIAAHSGLGYLLFYARQQGVTSRIIVTMAILGLLWLGLDRLYLKPIEQATVERWGMVTTTEWG
- a CDS encoding ABC transporter substrate-binding protein; the protein is MRSWRWVVVLIFTAVVTMLTGNGGGASAQNTFTPVAIGVVAAVDEVSVFASVDNGIYRKHGLDVKVTVYPTGVEVVNALAAGQIQIGMVGPTPFVASASKGVPLVLIVVNHGTPNSMSYSANQGIVASAKSGVRVGDLKGLAGKKIGVPFGADPQPYLDSVLAGAGVSPQGVTLVNLSPPDAAVALRQGAIDAAALFEPWTTVVLAEVPGSVRVVEGHAPSWFGPGIGVTTRQELAQQRNVLVRVLAAQAETEQWVRHNLDKAAQVDTRWITGLNSEVATRAIRYPVFDMRISKLTIEGFNKNYIPALVKLGVLHAAVDIAKFTDASVILQVQRDSPQLFDDLPPIAPRNQLRE
- a CDS encoding ABC transporter permease, which produces MLAVTGSIAVWVLVTQVAAIPSYKLPPPQMVGQVGWHLLTSGQLSANAWVSFWRLILAFAIGAGLAIPLGLGIATNRYVASFLRPLVTFFNSVAGIAWIPLAIIWFGFGPSAVIFVVANNVFFIVLFNTVTGALTIPQHLIRAVRTLGGGPRDVFWHVILPGALVNILGGLRTGMAFGWRALVVAEIVGSSGTGLGYMILNAARYFDTATMLVGIFAVGVVWLFMDRLLLKPWEMRTVERWGLTQP
- a CDS encoding GntR family transcriptional regulator yields the protein MVVRGNNRVQATASRTVLAEPVYEALKGRIMDQKLRPGARINIDGLAAEMGVSQTPIREALKQLATERLATASPFRGYSVVPLPTQRQLAELMHVRRLLEVEAGRQAVVRATLADLRRLERELEAMAKLTPGPTFRDFRPFSQHDRAFHEHLITAADNQVLLEVYRSLNVHVQTGRLYYNRGEVDYAEALVEHRGIYEALRNRDVDVLTAAIVTHIDGAERRLGEFLEPVADARAKAIAIAAERLVHVHKVRSR